A single genomic interval of Xyrauchen texanus isolate HMW12.3.18 chromosome 8, RBS_HiC_50CHRs, whole genome shotgun sequence harbors:
- the qtrt1 gene encoding queuine tRNA-ribosyltransferase catalytic subunit 1, with protein MAAPLPDSTHGCIESMGSMKAVSSAAPLALRIVAECPVSKARACSLSLPHSTVNTPVFMPVGTQGTLKGITVDQLEDLDCQICLGNTYHLGMRPGPELIAKANGLHGFMNWKRNLLTDSGGFQMVSLVELSEVTEEGVKFRSPYDGKEILLTPEQSIAIQNSLGSDIMMQLDDVVSSTVKGPRVEEAMHRSVRWLDRCIAANKNPERQNLFAIIQGGLDAKLRKACLDEMTKRDVPGFAIGGLSGGEEKDDFWKMVTLSTDHLPREKPRYLMGVGYALDLVVCVALGCDMFDCVFPTRTARFGSALVPWGSLQLKQKQYAKDFQSIDPDCHCPTCRRHSRAYLHALFKSDTAAMHHITIHNISYQLNLMRSVRQSIIEKKFPEFVKAFMKRLFPSSEQYPSWAVQALQSVNIKVN; from the exons ATGGCTGCGCCCTTACCGGATAGCACACATGGGTGTATAGAGAGTATGGGATCAATGAAAGCTGTATCATCCGCTGCTCCTCTTGCCCTTCGCATCGTAGCGGAGTGTCCCGTGAGCAAAGCGCGAGCATGCAGTCTGTCCCTTCCCCACAGTACTGTCAATACCCCGGTGTTCATGCCGGTGGGCACTCAGGGGACCCtgaaaggaatcaccgtggaccaACTGGAGGATCTAGACTGTCAGATTTGCCTGGGAAACACGTATCACCTGGGTATGAGACCG GGTCCCGAGTTAATAGCGAAAGCCAATGGATTGCATGGATTTATGAACTGGAAAAGAAACCTTTTAACG GACAGCGGTGGCTTCCAGATGGTGTCTCTAGTCGAGTTGTCTGAAGTGACGGAGGAGGGGGTCAAGTTCCGTTCCCCTTATGATGGAAAAGAAATCCTGCTCACCCCTGAGCAATCCATCGCCATACAGAACAGCCTGG GATCAGACATCATGATGCAGCTGGATGATGTGGTCAGCAGTACAGTGAAAGGGCCACGGGTGGAGGAGGCCATGCACCGTTCTGTGCGCTGGCTGGACCGCTGCATCGCAGCAAACAAGAACCCAGAGCGACAGAACCTGTTCGCCATTATTCAAGGAGGGCTTGATGCAAAACTGCGCAAGGCCTGTTTAGATG AAATGACAAAGCGTGATGTACCTGGTTTTGCCATTGGTGGTTTGAGTGGTGGAGAGGAGAAGGATGACTTCTGGAAGATGGTGACTCTAAGCACAGACCACCTGCCCAGGGAAAAACCCCGCTACCTCATGGGAGTTGG CTACGCACTAGACCTGGTGGTTTGTGTTGCCTTGGGTTGTGATATGTTTGACTGTGTTTTCCCAACTCGAACAGCT AGATTTGGCTCTGCTTTGGTTCCCTGGGGATCTCTGCAGCTCAAACAGAAACAGTATGCTAAAGACTTCCAGTCGATTGATCCGGACTGCCACTGTCCCACCTGCAGGAG ACACAGTCGGGCTTACCTCCACGCCCTGTTCAAGAGCGACACTGCAGCCATGCATCACATCACCATCCATAACATCTCCTACCAG CTCAACCTCATGCGTTCAGTGCGTCAGAGCATCATAGAGAAGAAGTTTCCAGAGTTTGTGAAAGCGTTCATGAAGAGGTTGTTCCCATCGAGTGAGCAGTACCCCAGCTGGGCTGTACAGGCGCTACAATCCGTAAACATCAAGGTCAACTAA